One part of the Homo sapiens chromosome 19, GRCh38.p14 Primary Assembly genome encodes these proteins:
- the SNRPA gene encoding U1 small nuclear ribonucleoprotein A, with amino-acid sequence MAVPETRPNHTIYINNLNEKIKKDELKKSLYAIFSQFGQILDILVSRSLKMRGQAFVIFKEVSSATNALRSMQGFPFYDKPMRIQYAKTDSDIIAKMKGTFVERDRKREKRKPKSQETPATKKAVQGGGATPVVGAVQGPVPGMPPMTQAPRIMHHMPGQPPYMPPPGMIPPPGLAPGQIPPGAMPPQQLMPGQMPPAQPLSENPPNHILFLTNLPEETNELMLSMLFNQFPGFKEVRLVPGRHDIAFVEFDNEVQAGAARDALQGFKITQNNAMKISFAKK; translated from the exons AGCTAAAAAAGTCCCTGTACGCCATCTTCTCCCAGTTTGGCCAGATCCTGGATATCCTGGTATCACGGAGCCTGAAGATGAGGGGCCAGGCCTTTGTCATCTTCAAGGAGGTCAGCAGCGCCACCAACGCCCTGCGCTCCATGCAGGGTTTCCCTTTCTATGACAAACCTATG CGTATCCAGTATGCCAAGACCGACTCAGATATCATTGCCAAGATGAAAGGCACCTTCGTGGAGCGGGACCGCAAGCGGGAGAAGAGGAAGCCCAAGAGCCAGGAGACCCCGGCCACCAAGAAGGCTGTGCAAGGCGGGGGAGCCACCCCCGTGGTGGGGGCTGTCCAGGGGCCTGTCCCG GGCATGCCGCCGATGACTCAGGCGCCCCGCATTATGCACCACATGCCGGGCCAGCCGCCCTACATGCCGCCCCCTGGTATGATCCCCCCGCCAGGCCTTGCACCTGGCCAGATCCCACCAGGGGCCATGCCCCCGCAGCAGCTTATGCCAGGACAGATGCCCCCTGCCCAGCCT CTTTCTGAGAATCCACCGAATCACATCTTGTTCCTCACCAACCTGCCAGAGGAGACCAACGAGCTCATGCTGTCCATGCTTTTCAATCA GTTCCCTGGCTTCAAGGAGGTCCGTCTGGTACCCGGGCGGCATGACATCGCCTTCGTGGAGTTTGACAATGAGGTACAGGCAGGGGCAGCTCGCGATGCCCTGCAGGGCTTTAAGATCACGCAGAACAACGCCATGAAGATCTCCTTTGCCAAGAAGTAG
- the MIA gene encoding melanoma-derived growth regulatory protein precursor, with translation MARSLVCLGVIILLSAFSGPGVRGGPMPKLADRKLCADQECSHPISMAVALQDYMAPDCRFLTIHRGQVVYVFSKLKGRGRLFWGGSVQGDYYGDLAARLGYFPSSIVREDQTLKPGKVDVKTDKWDFYCQ, from the exons ATGGCCCGGTCCCTGGTGTGCCTTGGTGTCATCATCTTGCTGTCTGCCTTCTCCGGACCTGGTGTCAGGGGTGGTCCTATGCCCAAGCTGGCTGACCGGAAGCTGTGTGCGGACCAGGAGTGCAGCC ACCCTATCTCCATGGCTGTGGCCCTTCAGGACTACATGGCCCCCGACTGCCGATTCCTGACCATTCACCGGGGCCAAGTGGTGTATGTCTTCTCCAAGCTGAAGGGCCGTGGGCGGCTCTTCTGGGGAGGCAGC GTTCAGGGAGATTACTATGGAGATCTGGCTGCTCGCCTGGGCTATTTCCCCAGTAGCATTGTCCGAGAGGACCAGACCCTGAAACCTGGCAAAGTCGATGTGAAGACAGAC aaATGGGATTTCTACTGCCAGTGA
- the RAB4B gene encoding ras-related protein Rab-4B: protein MAETYDFLFKFLVIGSAGTGKSCLLHQFIENKFKQDSNHTIGVEFGSRVVNVGGKTVKLQIWDTAGQERFRSVTRSYYRGAAGALLVYDITSRETYNSLAAWLTDARTLASPNIVVILCGNKKDLDPEREVTFLEASRFAQENELMFLETSALTGENVEEAFLKCARTILNKIDSGELDPERMGSGIQYGDASLRQLRQPRSAQAVAPQPCGC, encoded by the exons ATGGCTGAGACCTACG ACTTCCTCTTCAAATTCCTGGTGATTGGCAGTGCAGGAACTGGCAAATCATGTCTCCTTCATCAGTTCATTGAGAATAAGT TCAAACAGGACTCCAACCACACAATCGGCGTGGAGTTTGGATCCCGGGTGGTCAACGTGGGTGGGAAGACTGTGAAGCTACAGATTTGGGACACGGCTGGCCAGGAGCGGTTTCG GTCAGTGACGCGGAGTTATTACCGAGGGGCGGCTGGAGCCCTGCTGGTGTACGACATCACCAG CCGGGAGACATACAACTCACTGGCTGCCTGGCTGACGGATGCCCGCACCCTGGCCAGCCCCAACATCGTGGTCATCCTCTGTGGCAACAAGAAGGACCTGGACCCTGAGCGGGAGGTCACTTTCCTGGAGGCCTCCCGCTTTGCCCAGGAGAATG AGCTGATGTTCCTGGAGACCAGCGCTCTCACAGGCGAGAACGTGGAGGAGGCGTTCCTCAAGTGTGCCCGCACTATCCTCAACAAGATTGACTCAG GCGAGCTAGACCCGGAGAGGATGGGCTCTGGCATTCAGTACGGGGATGCGTCCCTCCGCCAGCTTCGGCAGCCTCGGAGTGCCCAGGCCGTGGCCCCTCAGCCGTGTGGCTGCTGA